The following are encoded together in the Novipirellula galeiformis genome:
- a CDS encoding Gfo/Idh/MocA family protein yields the protein MQFNRRQTLIAGLAAGVTTAIAPQTLRAANANDEINLGFISCGGRAGALMGQFSKVPGVNIAGLCDPDAKRLGLAKERFPKAQGWADLRDLIASDSIDAIVVATCNHWHCLAAIWAMEAGKDVYVEKPLSHSQWEGRQTVAAARKYNRICQIGTQQRSDPMQAEIKEFLHGEKALGEITSARVNRYGIRPSIGKRDTPLEIDKNLAYDLWLGPAQDEPIYRNALHYDWHWDWNTGSGEMGNWGVHVLDDCRNNVFQDSIALPKRIVGGGGRVALNDAGNTPNVHFAYFDTGSIPVVIGLSNLPSAPGAKRSPRHPGPSSGYVAYCEGGRYEGQRGGGTAYDEQGKVMKKFKGNNGDVLHQANFIDAVRTRDRDSLNAEIEVGNDSTGWCNLANVAFRSGENYTAAAAAELDSPLWKSLLAEMDTHLAAHGIAMQGDQIKLSPMLELDPGTEQFVGDHAAAGNALLKRQYRKGYEVPDLS from the coding sequence ATGCAATTCAATCGACGCCAAACCTTAATCGCAGGCCTTGCCGCTGGAGTGACGACGGCAATCGCCCCTCAAACGCTACGGGCTGCCAACGCCAACGACGAGATCAATCTCGGCTTCATCTCTTGTGGCGGTCGCGCCGGCGCATTGATGGGGCAATTCAGCAAAGTGCCGGGCGTCAATATTGCCGGACTGTGCGACCCCGACGCCAAGCGACTCGGGCTTGCCAAAGAGCGTTTCCCCAAGGCACAAGGTTGGGCTGATCTTCGTGACTTGATCGCGAGCGATTCGATCGATGCAATTGTCGTGGCCACCTGTAATCATTGGCACTGCTTGGCCGCGATCTGGGCGATGGAAGCGGGCAAGGACGTTTATGTCGAAAAACCCTTGTCGCACAGCCAATGGGAAGGCCGACAAACGGTCGCCGCCGCGCGTAAGTACAATCGCATTTGTCAAATCGGAACCCAACAGCGTTCGGATCCGATGCAGGCGGAGATCAAGGAATTCCTGCACGGAGAAAAGGCTCTCGGTGAGATCACCTCGGCTCGGGTGAACCGATACGGGATCCGACCCTCGATCGGCAAACGCGACACGCCATTGGAGATCGATAAAAATCTAGCGTACGACCTGTGGCTCGGACCGGCGCAAGACGAACCGATTTATCGCAACGCACTGCACTACGATTGGCACTGGGATTGGAATACCGGTTCAGGCGAAATGGGCAACTGGGGCGTTCACGTTCTCGATGATTGTCGCAACAACGTTTTCCAAGACTCGATCGCGCTACCGAAACGAATCGTGGGTGGCGGGGGACGCGTGGCATTGAACGACGCCGGCAACACGCCGAATGTCCATTTTGCGTATTTTGATACCGGTTCGATCCCGGTGGTGATCGGGTTATCTAACTTGCCTTCGGCACCGGGTGCCAAACGCAGTCCCCGACACCCGGGACCGAGCAGCGGCTACGTCGCGTATTGCGAAGGCGGTCGGTACGAGGGGCAACGCGGTGGCGGAACCGCCTATGATGAGCAAGGCAAAGTGATGAAGAAGTTCAAAGGCAACAACGGCGACGTGCTTCATCAAGCTAACTTCATCGACGCCGTGCGTACGCGTGATCGCGATTCGTTGAACGCGGAGATCGAAGTCGGTAACGACAGCACCGGTTGGTGCAACCTTGCCAACGTCGCTTTTCGCTCTGGGGAAAATTATACCGCGGCGGCTGCGGCGGAACTTGACTCCCCGCTCTGGAAATCGTTGCTCGCCGAAATGGACACCCACTTGGCCGCACACGGGATTGCGATGCAAGGCGACCAAATCAAACTGAGCCCGATGCTCGAACTCGATCCTGGGACCGAGCAATTTGTGGGCGATCATGCGGCCGCGGGTAACGCGCTGCTGAAACGCCAATACCGCAAGGGTTACGAAGTCCCAGATTTGAGCTAG
- a CDS encoding GTPase family protein: MSLARWNWRRSQPSNDADYEKQIQELREKTPAPAIWLFGKTGSGKSSVVRFLTGAEAATIGEGYRPETRTSRRFDFPDSLEPLMSFLDTRGLAEADYDPSEDIATFSESTQLMIMTVRVTDQALSRVIEPLRRIRKASPDRPIMLVLTCLHEATGDRDLSDGPDPFVPDRDGEASNAIPDSLQAMIDHKVQQFHGLYDLVIPVDLTQLEDGFANPDFGGDRLKHAILEQLPHAYRQAILTLNEGESDSTSARQQRSRWQVLASSALAGTAGAVPVPWVDIPVVLGIQTHLAMKIAKIYDQEITPARWAALSSAAGTRIAARLAMRGALKFIPWVGMAASAATSFAFTYALGMSWDWYFADLRQGNVPTAEQLKEIFAEELKRGHQLWRAQ; encoded by the coding sequence ATGTCACTGGCACGATGGAATTGGCGTCGCTCGCAGCCGAGCAACGACGCGGACTATGAAAAGCAGATTCAGGAACTGCGTGAAAAAACGCCGGCGCCGGCGATTTGGTTGTTTGGCAAAACGGGCAGTGGCAAAAGTTCGGTGGTTCGCTTTTTGACCGGCGCCGAGGCCGCGACGATCGGCGAAGGCTATCGCCCGGAGACACGGACATCACGGCGATTCGATTTTCCCGACTCGCTCGAACCCTTGATGTCGTTTCTCGACACGCGTGGATTGGCCGAAGCCGACTATGATCCGAGCGAAGACATCGCGACGTTCTCCGAATCCACTCAATTAATGATCATGACGGTTCGCGTCACCGACCAAGCACTGAGTCGTGTGATCGAGCCGCTCCGACGGATTCGCAAAGCGTCTCCCGATCGGCCGATCATGTTGGTGTTGACGTGTCTGCATGAAGCGACCGGAGATCGCGATTTGTCGGACGGGCCGGATCCCTTTGTGCCCGACCGTGACGGCGAAGCGAGCAACGCGATCCCCGATTCGTTGCAGGCGATGATCGACCACAAGGTCCAACAATTCCATGGCTTATACGACCTCGTGATCCCCGTTGATTTGACGCAGTTGGAAGACGGATTTGCGAATCCCGATTTCGGCGGCGACCGACTCAAGCATGCCATCCTCGAGCAATTGCCGCATGCGTATCGGCAAGCGATCCTAACGCTCAATGAGGGAGAGTCCGACAGCACGAGCGCACGACAACAACGATCGCGATGGCAAGTCCTCGCATCGAGTGCGTTGGCGGGTACCGCGGGTGCGGTGCCGGTTCCCTGGGTCGACATTCCTGTCGTGCTTGGCATTCAAACGCATTTAGCCATGAAAATTGCCAAGATCTACGATCAAGAGATCACCCCCGCCCGTTGGGCTGCGCTCAGCAGTGCCGCTGGGACCCGCATCGCGGCGCGATTGGCAATGCGTGGCGCCTTGAAATTCATTCCCTGGGTCGGCATGGCTGCCAGTGCGGCGACTTCGTTCGCGTTCACCTATGCGCTGGGCATGTCATGGGATTGGTACTTCGCCGATTTACGCCAAGGAAATGTCCCCACCGCCGAACAGCTCAAGGAGATCTTTGCCGAGGAACTTAAACGCGGACACCAGTTGTGGAGAGCCCAATGA
- a CDS encoding GTPase family protein: MNWMRGFSLRFVVLFLLWTLPVLCYIVIGSVAIYQTGWFYKIVWFLPAMWGSAWMIGKIWTPPKVNRTFEDKPLTAPAFWTPQDSSAIQIVETYRREVEDIDQNSILDFNRYMGDAQILAERLAKHYHDKSGEDFFHPLTLVEILAVIHLAVEDLEAWVISSVPGSGLATIGHMKRLPKVVDAFDVIQKVVYVGSALLNPAKMLAYPLWRKSANVTVELQKELVRGFYQKFLGQLGYYLIEMYSGRLRRGSRQYRLEFSEMASVAHVFDRDSTSIKDLRDLSTTVAVMGQVKAGKSSLVNALLGNQVTTTSAFPQTRRITRHQYTLPGSSNQITLLDTPGYDEADVSRAQLREIRVAAEAADIVLLVMAANVSSRDADRQMLEQLASVYEAKRSLKPPAVIAVLTHIDLLRPVREWEPPYDWRQPHTLKEESMAAAVQYVDELFGDAISGYACVYTGDTHRSDPTSLDDVVSEMVAHLDQGHGAAILKAFYQKLSRDRLSNLKKQVLKLIKTVR, from the coding sequence ATGAATTGGATGCGTGGCTTCAGTCTGCGATTCGTCGTGCTGTTCTTACTATGGACGTTGCCGGTACTTTGCTACATCGTGATCGGATCGGTTGCCATTTATCAAACCGGTTGGTTTTACAAGATCGTTTGGTTTTTGCCGGCGATGTGGGGATCGGCATGGATGATCGGAAAGATCTGGACGCCTCCGAAAGTGAACCGCACGTTCGAAGACAAGCCGCTGACGGCGCCCGCGTTTTGGACTCCCCAAGACAGTTCGGCGATTCAAATCGTGGAAACGTATCGCCGCGAGGTCGAGGACATCGACCAGAACTCGATCCTCGATTTCAATCGCTACATGGGTGATGCCCAAATTTTGGCGGAGCGTTTAGCCAAACATTATCACGACAAGAGCGGCGAGGATTTTTTTCACCCTTTGACGTTGGTGGAAATTTTGGCGGTGATTCATTTGGCGGTCGAGGATCTCGAAGCCTGGGTGATCAGCTCGGTGCCCGGCAGCGGGCTCGCCACGATCGGGCACATGAAGCGTTTGCCCAAAGTCGTCGACGCGTTTGATGTTATCCAGAAAGTCGTCTACGTTGGCTCGGCGCTACTGAACCCCGCGAAGATGCTCGCCTATCCGTTGTGGCGTAAATCGGCCAACGTCACGGTCGAACTCCAAAAGGAACTCGTACGCGGCTTCTACCAAAAATTCCTCGGCCAGCTTGGCTATTATTTGATCGAAATGTATAGCGGCCGACTGCGACGTGGGTCTCGCCAATATCGCTTGGAGTTTTCCGAGATGGCGAGCGTCGCTCACGTGTTCGATCGCGACAGCACCTCGATCAAAGATTTGCGTGACCTGTCCACGACCGTTGCGGTGATGGGGCAAGTCAAAGCAGGCAAGTCGAGCTTAGTCAACGCGTTACTTGGAAATCAAGTTACGACGACCAGTGCCTTTCCGCAAACGCGCCGGATCACACGTCATCAATACACGTTGCCGGGATCAAGTAACCAAATCACCCTGCTCGATACTCCCGGCTACGACGAAGCCGATGTCAGTCGTGCTCAATTGCGAGAGATCCGAGTGGCTGCGGAAGCCGCCGACATTGTGCTGTTAGTGATGGCAGCGAACGTCTCCTCCCGCGATGCGGACCGACAAATGTTAGAACAGCTAGCCAGTGTTTACGAGGCAAAACGCAGCCTGAAGCCTCCCGCGGTCATCGCCGTGCTGACTCACATCGATTTGCTTCGTCCGGTGCGCGAGTGGGAACCCCCTTATGATTGGCGACAACCTCACACCTTAAAAGAGGAGTCGATGGCCGCGGCAGTTCAGTACGTTGACGAATTGTTCGGCGATGCGATCTCGGGCTATGCCTGTGTCTACACCGGCGACACCCATCGCAGTGATCCAACCTCGCTCGATGACGTGGTTTCTGAAATGGTCGCTCATCTTGATCAAGGTCACGGGGCAGCGATTCTGAAGGCGTTCTATCAAAAGTTGAGCCGGGACCGTTTGTCCAACCTTAAAAAACAGGTGCTCAAGCTGATAAAAACGGTGCGTTAG
- a CDS encoding RNA polymerase sigma factor, producing MATYDSFSEHVRLCAVRITESSAPALSGLYDLTSTRLVRYATTITRHQHDGEDAVQAALVQVALEPEKLALADAPWGYLLRMVRNESLLILRRKKRWSLVGSLSDLLTRHFVDKMETEDQHRAVWAAMRTLPAEQSEVVVLKIWEGMTFAQIASVLEITPSTAASRYRYAIEKLSVKLHACDTEVTHD from the coding sequence ATGGCTACCTACGATTCCTTTTCCGAACACGTCCGCCTCTGTGCGGTGCGGATTACCGAAAGCAGTGCTCCGGCATTGTCGGGGTTGTATGATCTGACCAGCACGCGGTTGGTGCGGTATGCCACCACCATTACTCGTCATCAACACGATGGCGAAGACGCGGTGCAGGCCGCGCTTGTGCAAGTCGCGTTGGAGCCCGAAAAATTGGCTCTGGCCGACGCGCCTTGGGGGTACTTGTTGAGGATGGTTCGTAACGAATCGCTGCTGATTCTAAGACGAAAAAAACGATGGTCGCTGGTCGGCAGCCTGTCGGATCTTTTGACGCGTCATTTCGTCGACAAAATGGAAACCGAGGATCAGCATCGCGCCGTATGGGCGGCGATGCGCACCTTGCCAGCCGAGCAAAGCGAAGTGGTGGTGTTGAAAATTTGGGAAGGGATGACGTTTGCCCAAATCGCCTCGGTGCTGGAAATTACGCCGTCGACGGCCGCCAGCCGATACCGTTACGCGATCGAAAAATTGTCCGTTAAGCTACATGCCTGCGACACGGAGGTGACTCATGACTGA
- a CDS encoding type II secretion system F family protein: protein MQRVPTSDSAILKHVERMLAHRSEWMPALTALAEEMPPGRSRRELSSLLQQLKRDPSACDLMADPVTAVWITYLGAATDSHPSAAKLADAIGYTNAESDARLQRRNAWFYPLVAIVIATIVLAFISLTVVPVFHRMFEEFGITLPASTRLLVGLSDTLTTNPMGCLLATVTATITLFGLYWGWTRYSLTTRIFGRMAAGNSASVGVMAKLTAQMAELLDMGASVPEALWFAGRGCGDRHFREVAMWLAQHAAETSTPLDHSSYAVQLPGNVIYALSAGSHGQPNTTLLRELSAMYRERVRQRTNWTSGIFSQFAIIGVALVVAFVMFALFMPLIQLVTGLS, encoded by the coding sequence ATGCAACGCGTTCCTACTTCCGATTCCGCGATCCTCAAGCATGTCGAGCGGATGTTAGCGCATCGCAGCGAGTGGATGCCGGCCTTGACGGCGTTGGCCGAAGAGATGCCGCCCGGTCGTAGTCGTCGGGAACTCAGTTCGCTATTGCAGCAATTAAAGCGGGATCCTTCGGCGTGCGACTTGATGGCGGACCCCGTCACCGCAGTTTGGATCACTTATCTGGGAGCCGCGACGGACTCTCATCCCAGCGCTGCAAAGTTGGCCGACGCGATCGGCTATACCAACGCGGAATCGGATGCTCGATTGCAACGACGGAATGCTTGGTTTTACCCGCTCGTGGCAATTGTGATTGCGACGATCGTCTTGGCATTTATCTCGTTGACCGTCGTCCCCGTATTCCACCGCATGTTCGAGGAGTTTGGCATTACGTTGCCTGCCTCGACCCGCTTGTTAGTTGGATTGAGCGACACGCTAACGACAAATCCAATGGGCTGTTTACTGGCGACCGTCACTGCAACGATCACGCTTTTCGGGCTCTATTGGGGTTGGACCCGATACTCGTTGACCACCCGCATTTTTGGACGCATGGCTGCGGGAAATTCAGCGAGCGTCGGTGTGATGGCAAAGTTAACGGCCCAGATGGCGGAGTTACTCGATATGGGGGCCAGCGTGCCGGAAGCACTTTGGTTTGCGGGGCGGGGGTGTGGTGATCGACACTTTCGTGAGGTCGCGATGTGGTTAGCCCAGCACGCCGCGGAAACATCGACGCCGTTGGATCACTCGTCGTACGCGGTGCAATTACCGGGTAACGTCATTTATGCGTTGTCGGCCGGTAGCCATGGGCAACCAAACACCACCCTGCTGCGCGAGCTTTCAGCGATGTATCGCGAACGAGTCCGTCAACGAACCAATTGGACCAGTGGCATCTTCTCTCAATTCGCGATCATCGGCGTCGCCTTGGTCGTCGCGTTTGTGATGTTCGCGTTGTTCATGCCGCTGATTCAACTCGTGACGGGGTTATCGTAA
- a CDS encoding type II secretion system F family protein: MIDEGFTAILQWGRRWKTTPWWPSDTPDACQQSLLRLLSVAISERLDVALMVQNFACEQRGRFRRRLQRMAKRLAEGMSLIDALEQTPDVLRDDTVLAIRFATQNGTLPKTLRRLALESDDSRGRRQTYLRQLLVYLSLLAFVSTLVLAMLLFNTFPMLQKVAEETNLSGAPQSLPASFVLLQSFGTVLGNASPWIALVFVLAIVVIKTPLAGMIRRSFRRRFPISIAADRNAELLILLADNADAGRSLSSGLSTLARYHFDSRMRHRLLLVRNEVEQGADAWDSMAAADLITEREAKAIASLDSASSIAWTLRRLGLWKADRLDRRDDKLIALIHPTFVFIAAAVVTLMGVAFFQLMTQVMSFASHPGIR, encoded by the coding sequence ATGATCGACGAAGGGTTCACCGCGATTTTGCAATGGGGAAGACGTTGGAAGACCACGCCGTGGTGGCCCAGCGACACACCGGATGCATGCCAGCAATCGTTGTTGCGACTTTTGTCGGTCGCCATTTCAGAGCGCCTCGATGTGGCGTTGATGGTACAGAATTTTGCGTGCGAGCAGCGTGGACGCTTTCGTCGGCGATTGCAACGAATGGCTAAGCGACTCGCCGAAGGGATGTCGTTGATTGACGCCTTGGAACAGACCCCAGACGTGCTGAGGGATGACACCGTATTGGCGATTCGTTTTGCGACTCAAAACGGAACACTCCCCAAAACTTTGCGACGTTTGGCGTTAGAAAGCGATGATTCACGCGGCCGACGGCAAACCTACCTTCGTCAATTGCTTGTTTATCTGTCGCTGCTCGCATTCGTTTCGACGTTGGTCCTTGCGATGCTACTGTTCAATACGTTCCCGATGCTGCAAAAGGTTGCTGAGGAAACGAATCTCAGCGGCGCTCCCCAGAGTTTGCCAGCGTCGTTCGTGTTGTTGCAGTCGTTCGGCACTGTGTTAGGCAACGCGTCCCCTTGGATCGCCCTTGTTTTCGTGCTTGCGATCGTCGTGATCAAGACGCCATTGGCGGGGATGATCCGCCGCAGTTTTCGCCGCCGCTTTCCCATCTCGATCGCGGCAGATCGAAATGCCGAGCTGTTAATTCTATTGGCGGATAATGCCGATGCGGGGCGTTCGCTCTCCAGTGGTCTGTCCACTTTGGCGAGATACCACTTCGATTCACGCATGCGTCATCGTCTATTGTTGGTTCGCAATGAGGTGGAACAGGGAGCCGACGCTTGGGACAGTATGGCTGCGGCTGATCTGATCACCGAGCGTGAAGCCAAGGCAATCGCAAGTCTTGATTCGGCCTCGTCGATCGCTTGGACATTGCGGCGATTGGGCCTCTGGAAAGCAGATCGTTTAGATCGACGTGATGACAAGCTGATCGCACTGATCCATCCCACTTTCGTGTTCATCGCCGCAGCGGTCGTCACGCTGATGGGCGTGGCGTTCTTTCAATTGATGACTCAGGTCATGTCGTTCGCTTCTCACCCAGGAATCCGTTGA
- a CDS encoding prepilin-type N-terminal cleavage/methylation domain-containing protein: MNIVHWRRPRRRRRNGATLIELMVSATLLASGVGIVAPLSVRCGRLWQQTRHHQLALDELSNQMDRLTRLPAGEIATALDSIEVSQAAQTMLAEVAMEGRILRATSEARLQLSIDWKRRGNPPPLTLVGWIESEDPE, encoded by the coding sequence ATGAACATCGTGCATTGGCGTCGCCCGCGCCGAAGGCGACGAAACGGCGCCACGTTGATCGAATTGATGGTGTCGGCAACGCTGCTGGCGAGCGGCGTTGGCATCGTCGCTCCGTTATCGGTTCGCTGCGGGCGGCTGTGGCAACAAACACGTCACCACCAATTGGCGTTGGACGAATTGTCAAACCAAATGGATCGGCTGACTCGGCTGCCGGCGGGGGAGATCGCCACGGCCTTGGATTCAATCGAGGTTTCGCAAGCCGCTCAAACGATGTTGGCAGAGGTCGCGATGGAAGGGAGGATTTTACGTGCAACAAGCGAAGCCCGTTTGCAGTTGTCGATCGATTGGAAACGCCGCGGCAATCCCCCACCGTTGACGTTGGTCGGATGGATCGAATCGGAGGACCCCGAATGA
- a CDS encoding PulJ/GspJ family protein produces MMRRMFGHTLVELVVSMAAGTTLMVLALGLVHESMTMSALSKERASHDRNSQRLVDQFRADVHRCETIECDSNGCRLTLANNHTVEYSIQDALVIRNESRKKQRDWREPYSMAKSYRVAMSVVDTADEALLEIRFSPAQTGYESRVDRRVTATIGRRKLMRQTSPAETDSDRSEESP; encoded by the coding sequence ATGATGCGTCGGATGTTTGGACATACGTTGGTCGAATTGGTGGTGTCGATGGCCGCTGGCACAACCTTGATGGTGCTCGCTTTGGGGCTGGTCCACGAATCGATGACGATGTCGGCGCTCAGCAAGGAGCGAGCCAGTCACGATCGCAACTCGCAGCGTTTGGTCGATCAGTTTCGTGCCGACGTCCATCGCTGTGAAACGATCGAATGTGACTCCAATGGTTGCCGGTTAACGCTGGCCAACAACCATACGGTCGAATACTCGATTCAAGATGCGTTGGTGATTCGCAACGAGAGCCGCAAAAAGCAACGCGATTGGCGTGAACCGTACTCGATGGCGAAGTCCTATCGCGTTGCAATGTCGGTCGTGGATACCGCGGACGAAGCGCTGCTGGAAATCCGCTTTTCCCCTGCCCAAACCGGATACGAATCGAGAGTCGATCGTCGAGTCACTGCCACCATCGGTCGCCGGAAACTCATGCGTCAAACGAGTCCAGCGGAAACCGACTCGGATCGTAGCGAGGAGTCACCATGA
- a CDS encoding DUF1559 domain-containing protein gives MKTTTKQTLAHECVRRPETPLYVDRSHPTRRFHGGFTLVELLVVIAIIGVLIGLLLPAVQAAREAARRSACLNNMMQLGLAVHHHDFSHERLPAGVISEQGPIRNEPIGQHVSWTVQILPFLEQHALFEHFDLKAGVYAAANAPVRVSRVPTFNCPSFPWRESEVTVPVDNQRGDTPFAISNYAGCYSSTETPIDTDNDGLLFLNSRIRYSDMFDGSSQTILIGEMLPDRNSLGWCSGTRATLRNTGSPIEAFSYHNDPAESLEPPVGSLEVGGFGSAHTGGANFGYADGSTRFLSMTIDPELFAQLGNRADGEILKNEAW, from the coding sequence ATGAAAACCACGACAAAACAAACGCTCGCTCATGAGTGCGTACGGCGTCCGGAAACGCCGCTCTACGTTGATCGTTCTCATCCGACGAGACGATTTCACGGCGGGTTCACCTTGGTAGAATTATTGGTTGTGATCGCGATCATCGGCGTTTTAATCGGATTGCTATTACCCGCGGTCCAGGCGGCGCGCGAGGCGGCACGGCGATCGGCATGTTTGAATAACATGATGCAACTCGGGCTGGCCGTGCATCATCATGACTTTAGCCACGAACGGTTGCCCGCCGGAGTGATTAGCGAGCAAGGCCCGATCCGCAACGAACCGATCGGGCAACACGTCAGTTGGACGGTGCAGATTTTGCCATTCCTTGAACAACACGCACTGTTTGAACATTTTGATTTGAAAGCGGGCGTTTATGCGGCCGCGAATGCTCCGGTCCGGGTCAGTCGCGTGCCTACATTCAATTGTCCCTCCTTTCCTTGGAGGGAATCCGAAGTCACGGTTCCGGTGGACAACCAGCGGGGCGATACGCCCTTCGCGATTTCGAATTACGCTGGCTGTTACAGTTCCACCGAAACTCCGATCGACACCGACAATGACGGATTGTTGTTCCTGAATAGCCGCATCCGATACAGCGACATGTTTGATGGGAGTTCTCAGACCATCCTGATCGGAGAAATGCTCCCCGATCGCAACTCGCTCGGTTGGTGTTCGGGGACACGTGCGACGCTGCGAAACACCGGTTCGCCGATCGAGGCTTTCAGCTATCACAATGACCCCGCGGAATCACTGGAACCGCCAGTGGGCTCCTTGGAGGTGGGCGGATTTGGAAGCGCTCATACGGGCGGTGCTAATTTTGGATATGCCGACGGCTCGACTCGGTTTCTTTCGATGACGATTGATCCCGAATTGTTTGCCCAATTGGGAAACCGTGCCGATGGTGAGATTTTAAAGAATGAAGCTTGGTAG
- the tmk gene encoding dTMP kinase translates to MTDLSARAARGVFIVIDGIDGAGKSTQVDRLCVWLRSQGYEVTQSREPTDGRWGKMIRASATTGRLSAEDELNAFIEDRREHVATLIQPALAKGNVVVVDRYFYSTVAYQGLRGADTGSLLSEMRGEFPAPDLALFFDLPVDVALQRISEHRGDVPNEFEQEDALTEIRKSFHHMATQCAEVEVVDCTPTPDEIAENVISRVQSVL, encoded by the coding sequence ATGACTGATCTTTCTGCTCGTGCTGCTCGCGGCGTTTTTATTGTGATCGACGGCATCGATGGTGCCGGAAAATCGACGCAAGTCGATCGATTGTGTGTATGGTTGCGAAGTCAGGGCTACGAAGTGACTCAGTCGCGTGAACCGACCGACGGTCGCTGGGGAAAAATGATTCGCGCTAGTGCCACGACAGGCCGATTGTCGGCAGAAGACGAATTGAACGCGTTCATTGAAGACCGTCGCGAACATGTGGCAACGTTGATCCAGCCCGCATTGGCGAAAGGAAACGTGGTCGTCGTCGACCGTTACTTCTACTCCACCGTGGCCTACCAAGGACTGCGAGGGGCCGATACCGGATCGCTATTGTCCGAGATGCGTGGGGAGTTCCCGGCTCCCGACTTGGCGTTGTTTTTCGATTTGCCGGTCGACGTCGCCTTGCAACGAATCTCCGAACATCGAGGCGACGTGCCAAACGAGTTTGAACAAGAAGACGCGTTGACCGAGATTCGCAAATCATTTCACCACATGGCGACTCAATGTGCTGAAGTCGAAGTGGTCGATTGTACCCCCACGCCGGACGAGATCGCCGAGAATGTTATCTCGCGTGTTCAGAGCGTGCTTTAG